The following are encoded in a window of Castanea sativa cultivar Marrone di Chiusa Pesio chromosome 9, ASM4071231v1 genomic DNA:
- the LOC142611406 gene encoding leucine-rich repeat receptor-like tyrosine-protein kinase PXC3 translates to MAILCFFSLLLVGFVSELAGAELGDQTTLLAINKELVVPGWGVNSSDYCSWTRIFCSWNHSTVERLDLSRLQLRGNVTLISELKALKWLDLSYNAFEGSIPSALGNLSNLEFLDLSSNKFEGSIPTELASLTNLKTLNLSGNSLVGEIPDELQSLEKLQAFQISSNKLSGSIPFWVGNFTHLRVFTAYENVLGGEIPDNLGSVSELELLNLHSNHLEGSIPKSIFASGKLQVLILTLNGLSGDLPDEIGNCKGLSNIRIGNNDFVGIIPKAIGNISSLTYFEADNNNLSGEVVPEFGRCSNLTLLNLASNGFTGPIPLELGQLMSLQELILSGNSLFGDIPKSILGCKSLTKLDLSNNRFNGTIPNEICNMSRLQYLLLGQNSIQGEIPHEIGNCVKLLELEMGSNYLTGMIPPEIGHIKNLQIALNLSFNHLHGPLPIELGKLDKLVSLDVSNNRLSGNIPSALKGMLSLIEVNFSNNLLTGPIPNFVPFQKSPNSSFLRNKGLCGEPLSSPCGTSSDSGRENDHHKVSYKIILAVIGSGLAVFLSVTVVVLLFMIRERQEKAAKAAGIEDDGTNNRPAIIAGNVFVENLRQAVDLDAVVKATLKDANKLISGTFSTVYKAVMPSGLILSVKRLKSMDRTIIHHQNKMIRELERLSKLCHDNLMRPIGFVIYEDVALLLHHYLPNGTLAQLLHESSKQPEYQPDWPTRLSIAVGVAEGLAFLHHVAIIHLDISSGNVLLDADFKPLVGEIEISKLLDPCRGTASISAVAGSFGYIPPEYAYTMQVTAPGNVYSYGVVLLEILTTRLPVDEAFGEGVDLVKWVHSAPARGETPEQILDAKLSTVSFGWRKEMLAALKVALLCTDSTPAKRPKMKKVVEMLQEIKQK, encoded by the exons ATGGCAATTTTGTGCTTCTTCTCTCTTCTGCTAGTTGGGTTTGTTTCAGAGCTGGCGGGTGCTGAGCTCGGTGATCAAACTACATTGTTGGCTATTAACAAAGAGCTTGTAGTACCTGGTTGGGGTGTCAACAGCTCAGATTACTGCTCTTGGACCCGCATTTTTTGCAGTTGGAACCATTCAACGGTGGAAAGGCTCGATCTTTCTCGCCTTCAACTCCGAGGTAATGTGACTCTGATTTCTGAGCTCAAAGCTTTGAAGTGGCTTGACCTTTCTTATAATGCTTTCGAGGGATCGATTCCTTCAGCTCTTGGAAATTTATCTAACCTTGAATTTCTTGATTTGTCATCCAATAAGTTTGAGGGCTCCATTCCTACAGAATTGGCTAGCCTCACAAACCTTAAAACATTGAACCTCTCCGGTAACTCTCTTGTAGGAGAAATACCAGATGAGCTCCAGAGCCTAGAAAAGTTACAGGCTTTTCAAATTTCTAGTAATAAATTGAGTGGCTCCATCCCATTTTGGGTGGGAAATTTCACCCACCTGAGAGTTTTCACAGCCTATGAGAATGTTCTAGGGGGTGAAATTCCAGATAATCTGGGCTCAGTTTCTGAGCTTGAATTGCTGAATCTGCATTCCAACCACCTCGAAGGCTCAATACCTAAGAGCATTTTTGCTTCAGGAAAGCTGCAAGTTCTGATTCTGACCCTGAATGGATTGAGTGGTGATCTTCCTGATGAAATTGGGAACTGCAAAGGCCTTTCTAATATCCGAATAGGCAACAATGATTTTGTAGGCATCATTCCAAAGGCAATTGGAAATATTAGTAGCCTTACATACTTTGAAGCAGATAACAACAACCTCTCTGGTGAGGTTGTCCCGGAGTTTGGTCGATGCTCTAATCTCACCCTCCTAAATTTGGCCTCTAATGGGTTTACTGGTCCTATTCCTCTGGAGCTTGGACAGCTCATGAGTCTGCAGGAATTGATTCTCTCTGGCAACAGTTTGTTTGGGGATATCCCAAAATCAATTCTTGGGTGCAAGAGTCTTACCAAGCTTGATCTGAGCAATAATAGATTTAATGGCACTATACCAAATGAAATCTGCAACATGTCAAGATTGCAGTACTTGCTTTTGGGTCAGAATTCAATACAAGGGGAGATACCTCATGAAATTGGAAACTGTGTGAAACTGCTTGAGTTGGAAATGGGCAGTAACTACTTAACTGGAATGATCCCTCCTGAGATTGGTCATATAAAAAACTTACAGATTGCGTTAAATTTGAGCTTCAATCATCTCCACGGGCCACTGCCCATTGAGTTAGGGAAACTAGACAAGCTGGTTTCTCTGGATGTCTCTAATAATCGGCTCTCTGGTAATATCCCATCTGCACTCAAGGGCATGTTGAGCTTGATAGAGGTTAATTTCTCTAATAATCTGCTCACTGGCCCAATACCCAACTTTGTACCATTCCAAAAGAGTCCAAATTCAAGCTTTTTACGTAACAAAGGGCTCTGTGGAGAGCCATTGAGCTCTCCATGTGGAACATCTAGTGATTCTGGCCGTGAGAATGACCATCACAAGGTTTCTTACAAGATCATACTAGCTGTTATTGGTTCTGGTTTGGCGGTTTTTTTATCTGTAACTGTGGTTGTTCTGCTGTTTATGATAAGAGAGAGACAAGAAAAAGCAGCCAAAGCTGCAGGGATTGAAGATGACGGAACCAACAATCGACCAGCGATAATAGCAGGCAATGTGTTTGTTGAGAATCTCAGGCAAGCAGTAGATCTTGATGCAGTTGTGAAAGCGACATTGAAGGACGCTAATAAACTCATAAGTGGGACTTTCAGCACAGTTTACAAGGCAGTTATGCCTTCTGGGCTGATTCTATCAGTTAAGAGACTGAAATCCATGGACCGGACTATAATTCATCACCAGAACAAGATGATTAGAGAGCTTGAAAGGCTGAGCAAACTCTGTCACGATAATCTAATGCGACCCATTGGATTTGTTATCTATGAAGATGTTGCCCTTTTACTACATCATTACTTACCCAATGGGACACTAGCCCAGCTTCTTCATGAATCTAGCAAGCAACCTGAATATCAACCTGACTGGCCTACACGACTCTCCATTGCTGTTGGAGTGGCAGAAGGGTTAGCTTTCCTTCATCATGTTGCAATTATCCATCTTGACATATCTTCTGGTAATGTTCTTTTGGATGCTGACTTCAAGCCTTTGGTGGGGGAGATTGAGATATCAAAGCTCTTAGATCCATGCAGAGGCACTGCAAGTATTAGTGCAGTTGCAGGCTCATTTGGCTATATTCCACCAG AATATGCATATACAATGCAAGTTACAGCACCAGGAAATGTCTATAGCTATGGTGTAGTTTTGCTTGAGATCCTTACTACCCGACTGCCAGTTGATGAGGCTTTTGGTGAAGGGGTAGACTTGGTGAAGTGGGTTCATAGTGCTCCAGCAAGAGGGGAAACCCCAGAGCAGATACTTGATGCGAAACTTAGTACAGTGTCTTTTGGTTGGAGGAAGGAAATGCTTGCAGCTCTGAAGGTTGCATTACTCTGCACTGACAGTACACCAGCCAAAcgaccaaaaatgaaaaaggtaGTGgaaatgcttcaagaaataaagcAGAAGTGA
- the LOC142609531 gene encoding uncharacterized protein LOC142609531 produces MAERGGGERGGFGRGFGGGRPRGDRGRGGRRRARREEEEKWVPVTKLGRLVKSNKIKSLEQIYLHSLPIKEYQIIDELCPGLKDEVMKIMPVQKQTRAGQRTRFKAFVVVGDGNGHVGLGVKCSKEVATAIRGAIILAKLSVIPVRRGYWGNKIGKPHTVPCKVTGKCGSVTVRMVPAPRGAGIVAARVPKKVLQFAGIDDVFTSSRGSTKTLGNFVKATFECLLKTYGFLTPEFWKETRFTKSPFQEHTDLLSKPVGKLILEEPESQRVEA; encoded by the exons ATGGCCGAGCGTGGTGGAGGAGAACGCGGTGGCTTCGGCAGAGGCTTCGGCGGAGGACGTCCCAGGGGAGACAGGGGCCGCGGTGGAAGGCGCAGGGCCCGTCGCGAGGAGGAGGAGAAGTGGGTCCCAGTCACGAAGCTCGGACGTCTGGTGAAATCCAACAAGATAAAGTCTCTGGAGCAGATCTACCTCCATTCCCTCCCAATCAAGGAGTACCAAATCATCGACGAGCTCTGCCCTGGCCTCAAAGACGAGGTCATGAAAATCATGCCCGTTCAGAAGCAAACCCGTGCCGGCCAGCGTACCCGTTTCAAGGCTTTCGTCGTCGTCGGTGATGGTAACGGCCACGTCGGACTTGGCGTCAAGTGCAGCAAGGAAGTCGCCACCGCCATTCGTGGAGCTATCATTTTGGCTAAGTTGTCTGTCATCCCCGTGAGGAGAGGTTACTGGGGGAACAAGATTGGGAAGCCCCATACGGTGCCCTGTAAGGTCACCGGAAAGTGTGGCTCCGTCACCGTCCGTATGGTCCCTGCGCCACGTGGTGCTGGGATTGTTGCCGCTAGAGTTCCCAAGAAGGTGCTTCAGTTTGCAGGGATTGACGATGTCTTCACCTCTTCCAGGGGCTCAACTAAGACGCTCGGAAACTTTGTTAAG GCAACTTTTGAATGTCTGCTGAAAACTTATGGGTTCCTCACTCCTGAGTTTTGGAAAGAAACCCGCTTCACGAAGTCCCCATTCCAAGAGCACACAGATCTGTTGTCAAAACCAGTTGGTAAGCTAATCCTGGAGGAGCCTGAGAGCCAGAGGGTTGAGGCTTGA